The Cohnella abietis genome has a segment encoding these proteins:
- a CDS encoding response regulator transcription factor yields the protein MKKILLIEDERNMSRFIELELSHESFAVTVASEGNSGLQIALAEDWDIILLDLMLPGIDGLEICKQIRSVKYTPIIMLSARDSVTDRVSGLDCGADDYLPKPFAIEELLARMRVVLRRQQEIQGDRLPVLVFQDLSLDPNTRIVLRAGKPIELTKREYDLLAVFLSNANRVLDRETLLDKVWGFEAVVDTNVVDVYVRYLRRKIDVSSENGYIQTLRGIGYVMRK from the coding sequence ATGAAAAAGATACTGCTCATTGAAGACGAGAGAAATATGTCACGCTTTATCGAGCTGGAGCTTAGCCACGAATCCTTTGCTGTGACTGTCGCATCAGAGGGGAATTCAGGGCTCCAAATCGCATTAGCGGAGGACTGGGATATTATTCTACTAGATCTCATGCTGCCAGGAATAGATGGTCTTGAAATATGCAAGCAGATTCGCTCTGTGAAGTACACACCGATCATTATGCTCAGTGCAAGGGACAGTGTAACAGACAGAGTATCGGGGTTAGACTGCGGTGCTGACGACTATCTTCCGAAGCCCTTTGCCATTGAGGAGCTGCTAGCGCGAATGCGAGTAGTGCTCAGAAGGCAACAGGAAATTCAGGGGGACAGGCTCCCCGTACTTGTCTTTCAAGATTTAAGCCTGGATCCGAACACGAGAATCGTTCTTCGGGCTGGTAAGCCAATCGAACTGACCAAACGGGAATATGACTTGTTAGCCGTATTCTTGAGCAATGCAAATCGTGTGCTGGATCGGGAAACTTTGTTGGATAAGGTATGGGGCTTCGAAGCAGTCGTAGATACGAACGTAGTGGATGTGTATGTCCGCTACCTACGCCGCAAAATCGATGTTTCCAGCGAGAATGGCTACATACAAACTTTAAGGGGCATCGGATACGTGATGAGAAAATGA
- a CDS encoding stalk domain-containing protein encodes MRKLLSTVLSLTLALSTVFMLASVVSAESKFKITEDAELAARIKAFAEIKELFTDKTDLAAVKAFYESHFQAETKRIDATIKADDPKIDENILFVLNNAIKGTLNANQAKQAVDKGLQWYFYFALRDLISNKVRPAIAKEDFTTAKVEFDKVVQIYEGVIQSTVTKRDGTYSLDMVGILKGTIDQLLKDIADKNANDFNVHRQVLDKTIIKTYALATFTYATNIPKKPAADQPTAVTEGYFLFLPVYTYLRGGSPDDANYVLNTFASGDASKVDPDKIQAALQRTMIGKVSEYVTNAYVKLAAGDLQGARGYAMEGNMFLSTQEVFFSKEDYASAANYAQQFATAVDNSNLAAAKSASYQMLKYLVVKDGIQLTIGEKSYSVDGQARTATSAPYITSKTYRTLVPVRLIADAINAEVSYVGATKTVKIVKDGKTTELKVGSDVIVQDGKANETVKLDQPVVLDNGSAFIPLRAVAELFGKRVFNDKKEIIILR; translated from the coding sequence TTGCGTAAATTATTGTCTACCGTACTTAGTCTTACCCTTGCTCTATCAACTGTGTTCATGTTAGCTTCGGTCGTTAGCGCCGAATCCAAGTTCAAGATTACTGAGGATGCGGAGCTTGCAGCTCGCATTAAAGCGTTCGCAGAAATTAAAGAACTGTTCACTGACAAGACGGATCTTGCAGCAGTAAAAGCATTCTATGAGAGCCATTTCCAAGCAGAAACCAAACGAATTGATGCCACGATCAAAGCTGATGATCCGAAGATCGACGAGAACATTTTATTCGTACTCAATAATGCGATTAAAGGAACACTGAACGCAAACCAAGCCAAGCAAGCCGTAGACAAAGGGCTTCAGTGGTACTTCTATTTTGCACTGCGTGATTTGATTAGCAATAAAGTTAGACCTGCAATAGCTAAAGAAGATTTCACTACAGCTAAAGTAGAGTTCGATAAAGTCGTTCAAATCTACGAGGGCGTTATTCAAAGCACGGTTACGAAACGGGACGGTACTTATAGCTTAGATATGGTCGGAATTCTCAAGGGAACGATCGATCAATTGCTTAAGGATATCGCAGATAAGAACGCGAATGATTTCAACGTACATCGCCAGGTGCTAGACAAAACGATTATCAAAACCTACGCGCTAGCAACGTTTACTTATGCGACCAACATTCCGAAGAAACCAGCTGCTGATCAACCAACTGCAGTAACTGAAGGCTACTTCTTATTTCTTCCGGTTTATACCTACTTAAGAGGAGGCAGCCCGGACGATGCAAACTATGTTCTAAATACATTTGCTTCTGGAGACGCCAGTAAGGTAGATCCGGATAAAATCCAAGCGGCCCTTCAGCGCACAATGATCGGTAAGGTATCCGAATATGTAACGAATGCTTATGTGAAGTTGGCGGCTGGTGACCTGCAAGGAGCTCGCGGCTACGCTATGGAAGGCAACATGTTCTTATCTACTCAAGAAGTATTTTTCTCCAAAGAGGATTACGCTTCCGCTGCGAATTACGCACAACAGTTTGCTACTGCGGTTGATAACTCCAATCTGGCAGCAGCAAAATCAGCTTCCTATCAAATGCTGAAATACCTCGTCGTTAAAGACGGTATTCAATTAACGATCGGTGAGAAATCCTATTCGGTTGATGGTCAAGCCCGCACAGCGACAAGTGCACCTTATATTACTAGCAAAACTTACCGTACGCTCGTTCCTGTTCGTTTGATTGCAGATGCAATTAATGCGGAAGTAAGCTACGTAGGCGCTACGAAAACAGTAAAAATCGTCAAAGACGGCAAAACAACTGAGCTGAAGGTCGGCTCTGATGTAATCGTTCAGGATGGCAAGGCTAATGAAACCGTTAAGCTGGATCAACCAGTTGTTCTCGATAATGGCAGTGCATTCATTCCACTCCGCGCTGTCGCTGAGCTCTTCGGCAAAAGAGTGTTCAATGACAAGAAAGAAATTATCATATTGAGATAA
- a CDS encoding alkaline phosphatase family protein: MKKASSFEIVAARCWNLLNEGKPFTPIFVVGTFALFRLDQWTNGDFWLAAGLSLLLLLPLFAIYYYFDFPLLLRNYLWLPVVAALLVWEPPHNLSLYATAIGLYFFFTVFFWGTLYYRLRIGTTLWNFKRFWKLVLKNSDSTSGNAQEQLPKLLLLLFLWNHLYIGIDLTGEGYLSSTHFSEAVVPLYLFIGCILLFAWILHANLFDWKPKETAPLTESPDATGKAVNEKVIVIVVDGMRKERFEEADAPFLKKLRAEGTEYTQMETVYPARTVVCFSSMFTGAYPKEHGIRSNMVWRLGIRVESIFDSLRKVNKKGRLLGIAHLIDSMGDDVESVTAVMHNDRADRNIIERAKKIMAEQDPDLLVVQLIGVDQTGHSRGVLYDEYLQKIAEADRLIEEYVGWLNEQGMMRNTTLILCADHGQADGIGGHGHLDEGERFVPFFLNGPTIKQGHRVDERHSLISMAPTLSFLLGAPYPNGSRGRVLSDAFKPQSKSGSGGKETSNESKGTQEISRIHSSA, encoded by the coding sequence ATGAAAAAAGCTTCATCCTTTGAAATCGTGGCGGCAAGATGCTGGAATTTGCTCAACGAAGGTAAGCCGTTCACACCGATCTTCGTTGTTGGAACGTTTGCCCTTTTCCGGCTCGATCAATGGACGAACGGTGATTTCTGGCTAGCGGCGGGCTTAAGCCTGTTGCTGCTGCTGCCGTTGTTCGCTATCTATTATTATTTTGATTTTCCATTGTTACTGCGAAACTACTTATGGTTGCCGGTTGTAGCAGCTTTGCTCGTATGGGAGCCTCCGCATAATCTATCTCTTTATGCGACTGCCATTGGTTTATATTTCTTCTTTACCGTTTTCTTCTGGGGAACCCTGTATTATCGATTGCGAATTGGCACAACCTTGTGGAACTTTAAGCGGTTCTGGAAGCTTGTGCTCAAGAACAGTGATTCGACAAGCGGCAATGCACAGGAACAGCTACCGAAGCTGCTGTTGCTGCTGTTTCTATGGAATCATCTTTACATAGGCATCGATTTAACTGGTGAAGGGTATTTGTCGTCCACTCATTTCTCGGAAGCTGTCGTCCCTCTATATTTGTTCATTGGTTGTATTCTGCTGTTTGCCTGGATTCTCCATGCTAATTTGTTTGATTGGAAGCCGAAGGAAACAGCACCATTGACGGAAAGTCCGGATGCTACAGGCAAAGCGGTCAATGAGAAGGTCATTGTCATTGTGGTAGATGGGATGCGTAAAGAGCGGTTTGAAGAGGCTGATGCCCCATTCTTAAAGAAGCTTAGGGCAGAAGGAACGGAATATACACAGATGGAAACGGTTTATCCTGCTCGGACGGTCGTATGCTTCTCATCCATGTTCACCGGAGCTTATCCGAAGGAGCATGGAATCCGCTCGAATATGGTATGGAGGCTTGGCATTAGAGTTGAGAGCATCTTTGATTCGCTGCGCAAGGTGAATAAGAAAGGAAGACTGCTCGGTATTGCCCACCTGATCGACTCAATGGGCGACGATGTGGAGAGCGTGACCGCAGTCATGCACAATGATCGAGCTGACCGCAATATTATTGAGCGTGCCAAGAAAATCATGGCCGAGCAGGATCCTGATCTGCTTGTTGTTCAGCTAATCGGGGTCGATCAAACCGGTCATAGTAGAGGTGTGCTGTACGACGAATATTTACAAAAGATTGCAGAGGCCGATAGGCTGATCGAGGAATATGTAGGCTGGCTGAATGAACAGGGGATGATGCGTAATACGACGCTAATCCTATGTGCGGATCATGGGCAAGCCGATGGGATCGGGGGGCATGGACATCTAGATGAAGGGGAGAGATTCGTACCTTTTTTCCTTAATGGACCAACCATTAAGCAAGGCCACCGGGTAGACGAAAGACATTCTTTAATTTCAATGGCTCCTACACTTTCTTTCTTGCTGGGTGCACCTTACCCGAATGGAAGTCGTGGACGGGTTTTATCAGATGCATTCAAGCCGCAATCGAAATCGGGGAGCGGGGGAAAGGAGACAAGTAATGAAAGTAAAGGAACACAAGAAATTAGTCGTATTCATTCCAGCGCATAA
- a CDS encoding glycosyltransferase family 2 protein has translation MKVKEHKKLVVFIPAHNEEGDIGEVISRIPRNFHPDYKVEVVVIDDGSSDQTVTVAKQAGADRIISFKENRGLGAAVREGLAQCCLMDADIGLMIDADNEYPPEQIPEVVAPIMEGSADYTFGSRFKGRIKGMKLHRRLGNYAFTLLQSLLLRKWITDGQSGMRGFSREAMEKADIIHDYNYAQVITLNLLRQGFRLQEVPIHYQVRTKGQSFIRFHKYVISVLPAIYKEMRRPVKRVPAPEIRRKVQENLM, from the coding sequence ATGAAAGTAAAGGAACACAAGAAATTAGTCGTATTCATTCCAGCGCATAACGAGGAAGGCGACATCGGTGAGGTCATCTCCCGTATTCCTCGAAATTTTCACCCGGATTATAAAGTAGAGGTCGTTGTTATCGATGACGGGTCTTCGGATCAGACGGTAACTGTAGCTAAGCAGGCGGGAGCCGATCGTATTATCTCCTTCAAGGAGAATAGGGGGCTGGGAGCAGCAGTTAGAGAGGGGTTAGCTCAATGCTGTCTAATGGATGCGGATATTGGACTGATGATCGATGCAGACAATGAGTATCCCCCGGAGCAAATTCCTGAGGTCGTCGCTCCTATCATGGAGGGAAGTGCTGACTACACCTTTGGCTCAAGGTTCAAAGGCCGGATTAAGGGGATGAAGCTTCACCGGAGATTAGGGAATTATGCGTTTACGCTGCTGCAGTCATTATTGTTGAGAAAGTGGATTACGGATGGGCAATCGGGTATGCGTGGTTTTTCCCGGGAGGCAATGGAAAAGGCAGACATTATTCATGATTACAACTATGCGCAGGTAATAACCTTAAATTTGTTGAGACAAGGCTTTCGGCTGCAAGAGGTTCCTATTCATTACCAGGTAAGGACGAAAGGGCAGTCTTTTATTCGATTTCATAAGTACGTGATCTCTGTTTTGCCAGCCATCTACAAGGAAATGAGACGGCCTGTTAAACGAGTGCCAGCACCTGAAATAAGAAGGAAAGTGCAAGAGAATCTGATGTAA
- a CDS encoding phytoene desaturase family protein has product MGGERIGVLGAGIGGLIAAIYLAQAGYQVTILEKAAYAGGSAGHYTRGGRTYPTGATMAYGLESNGIFRELLDEIGVDIHAVAMEHAVDVVLPDRTVSLYQDRQLWEQELAAVFHERSDSVLRFWRELSQVAEQVIAVTRSRVAFPLNRLYQLGSFPKLILRKPIKLLRLAPYSLQTVEDLLRKHGLSDYTVFRSFLNAQLVDAAQTDCKHAALLPSALALDIYRYGSFAIEGGFGGLVEKLEERFIQLGGQLLHRKPVTEMRYESKQWLISSRTQEYVFDTIVNATGLQWDGKALVEAETIEGWGAFRIDAIVSEELTNQLHQTLTKLGHPFAWQIVPTQDQKLLPESNGPVYVTAHPAANDDNQERAREILLTISVHLPARDWKGKEKADYNLAKESMITAIVSEVEKVYPEFRQHLIHIQAGTPTTYKKYVGKSRVGGFPLTVRNAIRKPSGSKGAHPALVFAGEQVFPGPGTLSAALSGFYAARAVMGRNPNKARRINR; this is encoded by the coding sequence ATGGGCGGCGAGCGGATAGGTGTACTTGGGGCAGGAATCGGCGGATTAATTGCAGCGATCTATTTGGCACAAGCGGGATATCAAGTAACTATCCTAGAGAAGGCTGCTTACGCAGGGGGTAGTGCTGGTCATTATACTCGTGGTGGGCGAACCTATCCAACTGGGGCAACAATGGCTTATGGACTAGAATCCAATGGGATTTTTCGCGAATTGTTAGATGAGATTGGCGTGGATATCCATGCTGTTGCTATGGAGCATGCCGTGGATGTCGTTCTCCCTGACCGTACGGTGTCACTCTATCAGGATCGACAGCTATGGGAACAGGAGCTAGCTGCTGTATTCCACGAGCGGTCGGACTCCGTGCTACGCTTCTGGAGGGAGCTTTCTCAGGTAGCGGAGCAGGTAATTGCAGTTACTAGATCCCGGGTTGCTTTTCCTCTTAACCGACTTTACCAGCTCGGTAGCTTCCCTAAGCTCATTCTCCGCAAGCCAATTAAGCTGCTGCGACTAGCTCCTTACAGCCTACAAACAGTTGAAGACTTACTTCGTAAGCATGGCTTAAGTGACTATACTGTTTTTCGCTCCTTCCTGAATGCTCAGCTAGTCGATGCCGCTCAGACGGATTGTAAGCATGCAGCTCTTCTGCCCTCGGCGCTTGCACTGGATATTTATCGCTATGGAAGCTTTGCCATTGAGGGAGGCTTCGGTGGTCTTGTTGAGAAATTGGAGGAGCGATTTATTCAGCTTGGAGGGCAGCTGCTACATCGTAAGCCGGTGACAGAGATGCGTTATGAGAGTAAGCAGTGGCTAATTAGCAGTAGAACACAGGAGTACGTATTTGACACAATCGTTAACGCAACGGGCCTCCAATGGGACGGAAAAGCATTAGTCGAAGCTGAGACGATTGAGGGCTGGGGAGCTTTCAGAATTGATGCTATCGTATCGGAGGAACTGACTAATCAGCTGCATCAAACATTAACGAAATTAGGGCATCCGTTTGCTTGGCAGATCGTTCCAACTCAAGATCAGAAGCTGCTTCCGGAGAGTAATGGCCCCGTATATGTGACCGCTCATCCTGCCGCTAATGATGATAATCAGGAACGCGCTAGGGAGATTCTGCTCACCATTTCAGTTCATTTACCAGCGAGAGACTGGAAGGGGAAAGAGAAAGCCGATTATAACTTGGCTAAAGAGAGTATGATTACGGCAATCGTGAGTGAGGTCGAGAAGGTTTATCCAGAATTTCGTCAGCATTTAATACATATACAGGCTGGAACACCAACGACTTATAAGAAGTATGTCGGTAAAAGCCGAGTGGGAGGCTTTCCACTTACCGTCCGTAATGCCATTCGTAAGCCTAGTGGCAGTAAGGGAGCTCATCCGGCGTTAGTGTTTGCAGGCGAGCAAGTATTCCCCGGGCCCGGAACACTCTCAGCAGCGCTAAGCGGATTTTATGCAGCCCGTGCGGTAATGGGACGGAACCCAAATAAGGCTAGGAGGATTAACCGATGA
- a CDS encoding FTR1 family iron permease, producing MDLQSFLITFREALEAILIVGVILTYLKKIEQKQWNKWVWVGVVLALIASYGVALVFQTVLTGFATMGSQNYLKIGIMLVSCVLLSHMVLFMSQQSRNLQGKVENKITAILTVGGALNMIAHSFLVVVREGVETVFFFAAITGGDIQKALQSWGALFGLLLAIVIGWLFFKSTKKIQLKTFFRITSIFLMMIAGGLLVQAVGIMQDIGMMGTVYKTPGGEVGELYNLTAIMPEHPLDEVQYLRDTGNQPLINGQVGIFFKAFLGYTQNPSVEEFVLYWAFYLVILILLGMQKKRHEKVNQELNQDAA from the coding sequence ATGGATTTACAGTCTTTTCTGATTACCTTTCGGGAAGCGCTCGAAGCGATCCTGATTGTTGGCGTAATCTTAACTTACTTGAAAAAAATCGAGCAAAAACAATGGAATAAGTGGGTATGGGTAGGGGTTGTTCTTGCTTTAATCGCGAGCTACGGTGTGGCACTCGTATTTCAAACTGTCCTTACGGGATTTGCCACAATGGGCAGTCAGAATTATTTGAAGATCGGAATAATGCTTGTTTCCTGCGTGCTGCTGTCGCATATGGTTCTGTTCATGAGCCAGCAAAGTCGGAATTTGCAAGGTAAGGTGGAAAATAAAATTACAGCGATCCTCACGGTCGGTGGGGCGCTTAACATGATTGCCCATTCCTTTCTTGTTGTCGTTAGGGAAGGTGTGGAGACTGTATTTTTCTTTGCAGCTATAACGGGCGGGGATATCCAGAAGGCTCTGCAAAGCTGGGGCGCATTGTTCGGATTGCTGCTCGCAATCGTTATCGGCTGGTTATTTTTCAAGAGCACGAAGAAGATTCAATTAAAAACTTTCTTCCGAATAACAAGCATTTTCCTCATGATGATCGCTGGAGGGCTCCTCGTCCAAGCTGTCGGAATTATGCAGGATATTGGCATGATGGGGACGGTTTACAAGACACCCGGCGGAGAGGTCGGCGAGCTGTATAATCTGACGGCTATTATGCCTGAGCATCCCTTGGATGAGGTGCAGTACTTACGTGATACTGGTAATCAGCCACTCATTAACGGACAGGTAGGCATTTTCTTCAAAGCATTTTTAGGCTACACGCAGAATCCATCGGTAGAGGAATTTGTTCTATATTGGGCTTTTTATCTCGTTATTCTTATTCTTCTGGGCATGCAGAAGAAGCGTCACGAGAAGGTGAACCAAGAGCTTAATCAAGATGCGGCATAA
- a CDS encoding Rossmann-fold NAD(P)-binding domain-containing protein — protein sequence MKIGIIGFGHVGKAMFKLFPEAAIYDEPLELGSRSDMSEVDAAFVCVPTPEASDGSCDTSLVEEVIDWLEAKVIIIRSTVSVGFTERLVAATGKRIVFQPEYYGETAAHPFAELASRSWLTFGGATQDVKLAVKAYQSICNAEVKFVLTDARTAELAKYMENCYLALKVTFCNEFYNIAEAFNVDYNELREVWLEDPRIGRSHTFVYEDNRGFSGKCLPKDLNAMIHQSENQGLDVGLLRSVRERNKGFFQNKD from the coding sequence TTGAAAATAGGAATTATAGGCTTCGGCCATGTGGGTAAGGCGATGTTTAAGCTGTTTCCCGAAGCAGCCATTTACGATGAACCTCTTGAGCTGGGAAGCCGTTCGGATATGAGCGAGGTAGATGCGGCATTCGTCTGTGTGCCTACCCCTGAGGCTTCAGATGGAAGCTGCGATACATCACTTGTCGAGGAAGTAATCGATTGGCTTGAAGCCAAGGTCATCATTATTCGTTCAACTGTTTCAGTAGGCTTCACAGAGCGTTTAGTAGCAGCGACGGGCAAGCGTATCGTTTTCCAGCCAGAATATTATGGAGAGACCGCAGCGCATCCTTTTGCAGAGCTTGCCTCTCGTTCATGGTTAACCTTCGGCGGAGCTACTCAAGACGTCAAGCTAGCAGTGAAAGCTTATCAAAGCATCTGCAATGCCGAGGTGAAGTTTGTCCTAACGGATGCACGTACAGCAGAGCTAGCTAAGTATATGGAAAACTGCTATTTAGCGTTAAAAGTTACGTTCTGCAATGAATTTTACAATATTGCCGAAGCCTTTAATGTCGATTACAACGAATTGCGAGAGGTATGGCTTGAAGATCCGAGAATAGGAAGAAGCCATACCTTCGTCTACGAGGACAATCGTGGTTTTTCGGGCAAATGCTTGCCTAAGGACTTGAATGCAATGATTCATCAATCGGAAAATCAGGGGCTCGATGTTGGACTGCTCCGCTCTGTGCGGGAAAGAAACAAAGGCTTTTTTCAAAACAAGGATTGA
- a CDS encoding HAMP domain-containing sensor histidine kinase — MPVKLKLTLGSAVLLTMLFVGYNALQYVLMEKWMIQREKSNAQRNMNGILNYFLERESGFTQEQLPEIRHYLDKINRDDQRIRIMDAKGKPVITVTNNVSEQWVEPQPISRQEVFISRGGEHTLLVMRSPLTIFEFKGTIEIVKSMAEYEEWSAAISRFMVYFTLAAVVLSVLVGWLLSWRLLKPLQAMAQTIRNVKNKGLHERTKPPANGDEISTLMLLFNEMMDQVEEAFRQQSRFVEDASHELRTPIAIIEGHLALLQRWGKEHPAVLEESLQASLQEFTRLKGLVLELLALSRAEKNSLAPTPLLTDLDDHIRVMVKRVAPIYRGFQLVTKLEPLGGATVLISVEHLEQIMLIIIDNAVKYSLHNTTILISLMLRGEYVCLDITDYGIGIPAKDLPYVMDRFYRVDKARSRDMGGNGLGLAIAKRLVERYKGKLEIDSREAVGTTVSIILPISTDGEQRLEGAV, encoded by the coding sequence ATGCCAGTTAAACTCAAGCTGACCTTAGGGTCGGCTGTTTTGCTTACGATGCTGTTCGTAGGCTACAACGCGCTTCAATACGTTCTCATGGAGAAGTGGATGATCCAGCGAGAGAAGAGTAATGCGCAGCGAAACATGAACGGCATCCTTAATTATTTTCTTGAGCGGGAGTCCGGGTTTACACAGGAGCAGCTCCCCGAGATTCGGCACTATTTGGATAAGATTAATCGAGACGACCAACGGATTCGAATTATGGATGCTAAAGGGAAGCCTGTCATTACCGTAACGAATAATGTGTCCGAGCAGTGGGTGGAGCCGCAGCCGATTTCCCGGCAGGAGGTTTTTATTTCTAGAGGGGGCGAGCATACTCTTCTAGTGATGAGAAGTCCGTTAACGATCTTTGAGTTTAAGGGCACGATTGAGATCGTTAAGAGCATGGCGGAATATGAGGAGTGGAGTGCAGCTATCTCTCGCTTTATGGTTTATTTTACATTGGCTGCGGTAGTGTTAAGCGTTCTGGTTGGCTGGCTATTGTCCTGGAGGCTGCTTAAGCCACTTCAGGCTATGGCGCAGACGATTAGGAATGTTAAAAATAAAGGGCTGCATGAGCGGACGAAGCCCCCCGCCAATGGGGATGAAATATCGACCCTCATGCTATTGTTCAATGAAATGATGGATCAGGTAGAAGAAGCTTTCCGTCAGCAGAGTAGATTTGTTGAGGATGCATCTCACGAGCTCAGAACGCCAATTGCCATCATTGAGGGCCATCTGGCATTGCTGCAGAGATGGGGCAAAGAGCATCCAGCCGTCCTTGAAGAGTCCCTTCAGGCTTCGCTACAGGAGTTCACCCGCTTGAAGGGTCTTGTACTAGAGCTGCTAGCTTTGTCCCGTGCTGAGAAAAATAGCCTAGCTCCTACCCCCTTATTAACGGACTTAGATGATCACATTAGGGTAATGGTCAAACGAGTAGCTCCAATCTATCGAGGCTTCCAACTGGTAACGAAGCTAGAACCACTGGGTGGCGCGACAGTTCTCATATCCGTTGAGCACCTTGAGCAAATTATGCTCATCATTATAGATAATGCCGTTAAATATTCCCTTCATAATACAACCATTTTAATTTCACTCATGTTGCGCGGCGAGTATGTATGCCTTGATATTACCGACTACGGAATAGGTATTCCAGCCAAGGATTTACCTTACGTAATGGACCGTTTCTATCGGGTTGATAAAGCTAGAAGCCGGGATATGGGAGGCAACGGCTTAGGCCTTGCGATTGCTAAGCGTTTAGTTGAACGTTACAAAGGGAAGCTTGAGATCGACAGTCGAGAAGCTGTGGGTACGACAGTATCTATTATCCTTCCTATTTCAACAGATGGGGAGCAACGATTGGAAGGTGCCGTTTAA
- a CDS encoding extracellular solute-binding protein produces the protein MKRITIMVVMMLICAGCGISGSGKMGQENAQQSNDGSQLQTHASVRKGQAVTVYTARHYAADTALFAAFTKETGIEVNEIKGTAEELVELMKREGESSDADLFFTVDGGVLNYAKRSGVLKPLFSDKIDQQVPPKWREPEHYWIGVTTRARVIVYAKDRVRREELSTYESLTEDKWKGRVLVRSHSNLYNQSLLASFIALNGEERAEQWANGIVKNLARAPEGGDRDQAKAIAEGIGDVAIMNTYYVGQLSVSADSAEARIPDGLGVFFPNQETTGAHLNISGIGLARYSSNEGNALKLVEYMTSKEGQSLLAQGSFEFPVNEDAEVPELLKSWGTFKTQKLDFADFETYRQKAIGIFERVGWL, from the coding sequence ATGAAGCGGATTACGATAATGGTTGTGATGATGCTGATTTGTGCGGGCTGCGGAATAAGTGGCTCTGGGAAAATGGGGCAAGAAAACGCTCAGCAGTCAAATGACGGCTCGCAGCTCCAAACCCATGCTTCCGTGAGGAAGGGGCAAGCCGTTACCGTATATACGGCTAGACATTACGCGGCGGACACCGCTTTGTTCGCTGCCTTCACCAAGGAAACCGGTATTGAGGTAAACGAGATAAAAGGCACGGCTGAGGAATTGGTTGAGCTGATGAAGCGGGAGGGAGAGTCATCCGATGCGGATCTCTTTTTCACCGTGGATGGAGGAGTATTAAACTATGCTAAACGCAGTGGCGTGCTTAAGCCTCTTTTTTCAGATAAGATAGATCAACAGGTTCCTCCGAAGTGGCGGGAACCCGAGCATTATTGGATTGGTGTTACCACACGGGCAAGGGTGATTGTCTATGCGAAGGATAGGGTTCGGAGAGAGGAATTATCAACCTACGAGAGTTTAACCGAAGATAAATGGAAGGGTAGGGTTCTCGTTAGATCCCACTCCAATTTGTACAATCAATCTCTACTCGCGTCATTTATTGCCCTGAATGGAGAAGAGCGTGCGGAGCAATGGGCAAACGGCATCGTTAAAAATCTAGCACGTGCTCCTGAAGGGGGAGACCGGGACCAAGCAAAAGCAATTGCTGAGGGTATCGGGGATGTCGCGATTATGAACACGTATTACGTGGGTCAGCTTTCGGTATCAGCCGATTCGGCGGAGGCACGTATTCCGGACGGGCTGGGTGTGTTCTTTCCTAATCAAGAGACGACAGGGGCACATCTTAATATAAGTGGGATCGGTCTCGCTCGCTATTCCAGTAACGAAGGAAATGCCTTGAAGCTGGTCGAATATATGACGAGCAAGGAAGGTCAGTCGCTATTGGCGCAAGGGAGCTTCGAATTTCCGGTTAATGAGGATGCGGAGGTGCCGGAGCTATTAAAATCTTGGGGAACCTTTAAGACTCAGAAGCTCGATTTTGCTGATTTCGAGACATATAGACAGAAAGCGATTGGCATATTTGAAAGAGTAGGCTGGTTGTAA